The Myxococcales bacterium genome contains a region encoding:
- a CDS encoding baseplate J/gp47 family protein, which translates to MTISLASLILEETRAAIYNYALGIATSIGLPVTSWQVGDPTRSLYHVLSAKLEALEANVAGYIRSGFLDHSEDVWLKVNAEQTYGVIVPDPTYAETTVTLTNSSTTNEYIIDAGDLTFASSITGKTYRNTTGGTLALGPATTLAVTVVADEAGSASSAGAAEITRLVTSLDGVTCTNATAAVGIDEQDESVTKQQCKDMQDATSPDGARGAYAYFARNPDYGGTSAITRVRTYGDSTTGNVTVYLAGPSGGSSAADVALAQLAIVTWCLPLCITLVAAAASNVTIAVTYELWLYKSCNKTVAEVRTTVETALGVLFSARPIGGDVVAPATTGKIYQSDILATIVKAIPEGFRASVTVPSGDTSLTNGQVAMLGTVTGAIHLEDDPV; encoded by the coding sequence ATGACCATCTCGCTTGCCTCGCTCATCCTCGAAGAGACCCGCGCGGCGATCTACAACTACGCGCTGGGCATCGCGACGAGCATCGGGCTCCCTGTCACGTCGTGGCAGGTGGGCGACCCCACGCGCTCGCTCTATCACGTGCTCTCGGCGAAGCTCGAGGCGCTCGAGGCGAACGTCGCCGGCTACATCCGCAGCGGCTTCCTAGACCACTCCGAGGACGTGTGGCTCAAAGTCAACGCCGAGCAGACGTACGGCGTGATCGTGCCCGATCCGACGTACGCCGAGACGACGGTCACGCTGACCAACTCGAGCACGACGAACGAGTACATCATCGACGCGGGAGACCTGACCTTCGCGTCCTCGATCACGGGCAAGACGTACCGGAACACCACGGGCGGCACGCTCGCGCTCGGCCCCGCGACCACACTCGCCGTGACGGTGGTGGCCGACGAGGCGGGCTCGGCGAGCTCGGCGGGGGCCGCGGAGATCACGCGCCTGGTCACCTCCCTCGACGGCGTGACGTGCACGAACGCGACGGCCGCCGTGGGCATCGACGAGCAGGACGAGAGCGTCACGAAACAGCAGTGCAAGGACATGCAGGACGCGACGTCGCCCGACGGCGCGCGAGGCGCCTACGCGTACTTCGCGCGGAATCCGGACTACGGCGGGACGTCGGCGATCACGCGCGTTCGCACCTACGGCGACAGCACCACGGGCAACGTGACCGTGTACCTCGCGGGCCCCTCGGGCGGCTCCTCGGCGGCCGACGTGGCCCTTGCGCAGCTCGCGATCGTGACGTGGTGCCTCCCGCTCTGCATCACCCTCGTGGCCGCCGCGGCGTCGAACGTGACCATCGCGGTCACGTACGAGCTTTGGCTGTACAAGTCGTGCAACAAAACCGTCGCCGAGGTGCGCACGACGGTCGAGACCGCGCTCGGGGTGCTCTTCTCGGCGCGCCCGATCGGCGGCGACGTCGTGGCGCCTGCGACGACGGGCAAGATCTACCAGTCCGACATCCTGGCCACGATCGTGAAGGCGATCCCCGAGGGCTTCCGCGCCTCGGTGACCGTCCCGAGCGGGGACACGTCGCTCACCAACGGACAAGTCGCGATGCTCGGCACCGTCACGGGGGCCA